Proteins encoded in a region of the Helicobacter sp. 11S03491-1 genome:
- the murD gene encoding UDP-N-acetylmuramoyl-L-alanine--D-glutamate ligase, giving the protein MKNISIFGYGVTTKPMVEFLNVQGMKCHIFDDKFLCASSDEKGNVFAPSSEFKPQNSKLEIVSPGIPPYHPLVKQAKNLIGEYDYFYNLFSSAYCPQTIWISGTNGKTTTTQMLTLLLLHRGAKSGGNIGTPLAVLYAQKVPLWVLETSSFSIHYIQKAYPKLYILLPVKQDHITWHGSFEDYICDKLKPLTLMSQDTHAIIPKEFHSTKEVKNFLGKIFFYENSMSLSEEIGITAEDIKFKEPFLLDGLLALEASKILFEEIDITLLNSFQIGKYRIEEFRDKQMRLWVDDSKGTNVDATIEALKRYQDKKIFLILGGEDKGAHQNPIFELVQKWDIEIFSIGSNQEKLLKLSQQYGIRFHLCSELENAVKKIKHILGQDGVGLLSPAAASLDQFSSYKQRGDLFKQYVLEDLEENKDKK; this is encoded by the coding sequence ATGAAAAATATTTCAATTTTTGGTTATGGGGTTACTACTAAACCAATGGTAGAATTTTTAAATGTACAAGGGATGAAATGCCATATTTTTGATGATAAATTTTTGTGCGCATCTTCTGATGAAAAGGGAAATGTTTTTGCTCCTTCAAGCGAATTTAAGCCTCAAAATTCAAAACTTGAAATTGTAAGTCCGGGTATTCCTCCTTATCACCCCTTAGTCAAACAAGCAAAAAATCTTATAGGGGAGTATGATTATTTTTATAATCTGTTTTCTTCTGCTTATTGCCCTCAAACCATTTGGATTAGTGGGACAAATGGTAAGACAACCACAACCCAAATGCTTACACTTTTGCTTCTTCATAGAGGAGCAAAGAGTGGGGGAAATATTGGCACACCTCTAGCCGTGCTTTATGCCCAAAAAGTTCCTTTGTGGGTATTGGAGACAAGCTCTTTTAGCATCCATTATATTCAAAAAGCTTATCCAAAACTCTATATTTTACTCCCGGTCAAACAAGATCATATTACTTGGCATGGGAGTTTTGAAGATTACATATGTGATAAACTCAAGCCTTTAACACTAATGTCTCAAGATACTCATGCAATTATCCCAAAAGAATTTCATTCTACAAAAGAGGTAAAAAATTTTTTAGGAAAAATATTCTTTTATGAGAACTCTATGTCTTTGTCTGAAGAAATTGGAATTACAGCAGAAGACATTAAATTTAAAGAACCTTTTTTGCTTGATGGTCTTTTGGCTCTGGAGGCTTCAAAAATTCTTTTTGAAGAAATAGATATTACTCTACTCAATAGTTTTCAAATCGGAAAATACAGGATTGAAGAATTTAGAGATAAACAAATGCGTTTATGGGTAGATGATAGCAAGGGAACAAATGTTGATGCAACTATAGAAGCACTCAAGCGTTATCAAGATAAAAAAATATTCTTGATTTTGGGAGGTGAGGATAAAGGTGCTCATCAAAATCCTATTTTTGAATTAGTCCAAAAATGGGATATAGAAATTTTTAGTATCGGGAGCAATCAAGAAAAGCTTTTAAAATTAAGCCAACAATATGGCATTAGATTTCATTTATGCAGTGAGCTTGAAAATGCAGTAAAAAAAATTAAGCATATTTTAGGACAAGATGGAGTAGGGCTTCTATCCCCTGCTGCTGCAAGTCTAGATCAATTTAGTTCTTATAAACAAAGAGGAGATCTATTCAAACAATATGTCTTGGAAGATTTAGAAGAAAATAAGGATAAAAAATGA
- a CDS encoding mechanosensitive ion channel family protein, which translates to MKKIVFIGTFILLMLGASISLKAMDNPDFTDLYVIFKQINQINQDIDTYKNNPQKITEAAVYAEQKMDLIKQLTSKILDHKEKIGIDIKANKIEQTKIRFELQTTTQTQDAYTYTLNKILLDDLSLDQDIYEMIEKLRKKIDFFSQKDDVTKTIAPYLISLNEKIKVEYSIPSNLNSNQKQQLQNKVYQYKVKLQTYIEILSYMQEYAQNILPQNAIMNLGMEWLLEKIDHYVPINTSNLGVAKVILSLLTLIVLLGCRKIVARIILKIVDFFVKFTRHNQAIQNKIRNDITAPISWLLLVWSFDISLDILYYPNLASSKIQVWFGVVYIALLVWFVISLLKGYGGAFITTLAQKSSDGFRKEVINLILKIVYFIVIIFGLLAILKHLGFNISAIIASLGIGGLAVALAVKDLLANFFASVMLLFDNSFSQGDWIVCGDVEGTVVEMGLRRTTVRTFDNALLFVPNSELANKSIRNWNRRKVGRRIKMSIGLTYGSKREQLEKCVKEIRELLLNNQNISKDTDEREHIDYQVAFKKDIISMDDYLGYKNTLFVFVDEFADSSINILLYCFSKTVAWGEFLKVKEALILEIMKIVESNGLSFAFPSRSLYVESLPHATLTPSS; encoded by the coding sequence ATGAAAAAAATTGTTTTTATAGGGACATTTATACTTTTAATGCTAGGGGCAAGTATTTCTTTAAAAGCTATGGATAATCCTGATTTTACAGATTTATATGTAATCTTTAAGCAAATCAATCAAATCAATCAAGATATTGATACTTACAAAAATAATCCTCAAAAAATTACAGAAGCTGCTGTATATGCAGAACAAAAGATGGATTTGATAAAACAATTAACTTCAAAGATTCTCGATCATAAGGAAAAAATAGGGATTGATATTAAAGCAAATAAAATAGAGCAAACTAAAATTAGGTTTGAACTTCAAACTACTACACAAACTCAGGACGCCTATACTTATACTTTAAATAAAATTTTGCTTGATGATCTTTCGTTAGACCAAGATATTTATGAAATGATAGAAAAATTACGCAAGAAAATAGATTTTTTTAGCCAAAAAGATGATGTTACTAAAACTATTGCTCCTTATTTGATTAGCTTGAATGAAAAAATAAAGGTGGAGTATTCTATCCCCTCTAATTTGAATTCAAATCAAAAACAACAACTTCAGAACAAGGTTTATCAATATAAAGTTAAACTCCAAACTTATATAGAAATTTTATCTTACATGCAAGAATATGCTCAAAATATTCTCCCTCAAAATGCAATTATGAATTTAGGCATGGAATGGCTTTTGGAAAAAATTGACCATTATGTCCCTATCAATACAAGTAATCTTGGTGTTGCAAAGGTAATTTTATCGTTATTGACATTGATTGTTTTATTGGGATGCAGAAAAATTGTAGCTAGGATTATTTTGAAAATCGTAGATTTCTTCGTGAAATTTACTCGTCACAACCAAGCCATACAAAATAAAATTCGCAATGATATTACAGCGCCAATTTCATGGCTGCTTTTAGTTTGGAGTTTTGATATTTCACTGGATATTTTATATTATCCCAATTTAGCATCTTCAAAGATTCAAGTATGGTTTGGAGTAGTTTATATTGCTTTGCTGGTATGGTTTGTTATTTCTTTATTAAAAGGTTATGGGGGTGCGTTTATTACCACTCTTGCTCAAAAAAGTTCGGATGGTTTTCGCAAAGAAGTAATTAATTTGATTTTAAAAATCGTTTATTTTATTGTGATCATTTTTGGATTGTTGGCAATTTTGAAACATTTAGGATTTAATATTTCTGCAATTATTGCATCTTTGGGGATTGGTGGATTGGCAGTTGCATTGGCTGTGAAGGATTTACTTGCAAATTTCTTTGCATCTGTGATGTTATTGTTTGATAATTCATTTTCGCAAGGGGATTGGATTGTGTGCGGAGATGTTGAAGGGACTGTGGTAGAAATGGGGTTGCGACGCACAACTGTGAGAACATTTGATAATGCACTTCTTTTTGTGCCCAATTCAGAGCTTGCCAACAAATCAATCAGGAATTGGAATCGTCGAAAAGTTGGTAGGCGTATTAAAATGAGCATTGGTTTAACTTATGGTTCTAAACGTGAACAGCTTGAAAAATGTGTCAAAGAAATTAGGGAACTGCTCTTAAATAACCAAAATATTTCCAAAGATACTGATGAGCGTGAACATATAGATTATCAAGTAGCCTTTAAAAAAGATATTATTTCTATGGATGATTATTTAGGTTATAAAAATACACTTTTTGTGTTTGTTGATGAATTTGCAGATAGCTCTATTAATATTTTATTGTATTGCTTTAGCAAGACGGTGGCTTGGGGAGAGTTTTTAAAAGTCAAAGAAGCTCTAATTCTTGAAATTATGAAAATTGTTGAATCTAATGGATTAAGCTTCGCTTTCCCAAGTCGAAGCCTTTATGTCGAAAGTCTCCCTCACGCTACATTAACTCCATCTTCTTAA
- the metA gene encoding homoserine O-succinyltransferase, giving the protein MPVVIPQDIPAFKTLDSENVFVMSSSRALTQDIRPIEIVIFNLMPTKIQTESQLIRLLANSPLQVNVTFITTQSYESKNTPKSHLKRFYKKFNELKNTYFDGMIITGAPVEQMEYEDVAYWNEMKEILDFAQTNVNSVIYICWGAMASLYYYYGVTKYSLKEKIFGVFANSKIKTSDVLFTGCDSQIYMPHSRHAGIDEQKVASSKELSILCYSQEAGVGIIKSIDNKKIFIIGHLEYDADTLRNEYIRDKERGLCPLEPKNYFNQNQEVIVNWRSGASLIFSNWLNYYVYQVTPYDLNR; this is encoded by the coding sequence ATGCCTGTAGTCATACCACAAGATATACCTGCTTTTAAAACACTCGATAGTGAAAATGTTTTTGTAATGTCTTCAAGTAGGGCGCTTACTCAAGACATTCGACCTATTGAAATAGTCATATTTAACTTAATGCCTACAAAAATTCAAACTGAAAGCCAGCTAATAAGATTATTGGCAAATTCACCTCTTCAAGTCAATGTAACATTCATTACAACACAATCTTATGAGAGTAAAAATACGCCAAAATCCCATTTAAAAAGATTTTATAAAAAATTTAATGAGCTTAAAAATACATACTTTGATGGGATGATTATTACAGGTGCTCCTGTGGAGCAAATGGAATATGAAGATGTTGCTTATTGGAATGAGATGAAAGAGATTTTGGATTTTGCACAAACAAATGTTAATAGTGTAATTTATATTTGTTGGGGGGCTATGGCGAGTTTGTATTATTATTATGGCGTTACAAAATATTCTCTTAAAGAAAAAATATTTGGTGTTTTTGCTAATTCAAAAATAAAAACATCTGATGTTTTATTTACAGGGTGCGATAGCCAAATTTATATGCCTCACTCCAGACATGCCGGTATTGATGAGCAAAAAGTAGCCTCTTCTAAGGAGCTTTCTATTTTGTGTTATAGTCAAGAGGCTGGGGTTGGAATTATCAAATCTATTGATAACAAAAAAATTTTTATTATTGGTCATTTAGAATATGATGCTGACACATTAAGAAACGAATATATCAGAGATAAAGAAAGGGGATTGTGCCCATTAGAACCAAAAAATTATTTTAATCAAAATCAAGAGGTGATAGTAAATTGGAGATCCGGGGCAAGCTTGATTTTTAGTAATTGGTTAAATTATTATGTTTATCAAGTTACACCTTATGATTTGAACAGATAA
- a CDS encoding exodeoxyribonuclease III, giving the protein MKLISWNVNGLRACMNKGFMDFFRSVNADIFCIQESKMNPQQAQFDFEGYEEFWNWAEKKGYSGVAIFSKNKPISVSYDMGIAHHDKEGRIITAAYEDFYLVNVYTPNSKRDLERLAYRMEWEDDFRKFLKNLEKTKPVIVCGDLNVAHKEIDLKNPKTNRRNAGFTDEERGKITQLLDSGFTDTFRYFYPDLQEAYSWWSYMGKARENNTGWRIDYFLCSETLNSKLKNAFIYPEIMGSDHCPVGIEIQC; this is encoded by the coding sequence ATGAAGTTAATATCATGGAATGTAAATGGCTTAAGAGCTTGCATGAACAAAGGTTTCATGGATTTTTTTAGATCTGTAAATGCAGATATATTTTGTATCCAAGAGTCCAAAATGAATCCCCAACAAGCTCAATTTGACTTTGAAGGTTATGAAGAATTTTGGAATTGGGCGGAGAAAAAAGGATATTCAGGCGTAGCTATATTTTCCAAAAACAAGCCCATTAGCGTAAGCTATGATATGGGGATTGCTCATCACGACAAAGAAGGCAGAATCATCACGGCTGCGTATGAAGATTTCTATCTGGTAAATGTCTATACTCCTAATTCTAAACGCGATCTTGAAAGACTTGCTTATCGAATGGAGTGGGAAGATGATTTTAGAAAATTTCTCAAAAATCTGGAAAAAACAAAACCTGTTATAGTGTGTGGAGATCTCAACGTTGCCCACAAAGAAATTGACTTAAAAAATCCAAAGACAAATCGCAGAAATGCCGGTTTTACAGATGAAGAAAGAGGGAAAATTACCCAACTTTTAGACTCAGGATTTACAGATACTTTTAGGTATTTTTATCCTGATTTGCAAGAGGCTTATAGCTGGTGGAGTTATATGGGAAAAGCTAGGGAAAACAACACGGGTTGGAGAATTGATTATTTCCTTTGTTCTGAAACTTTAAATTCTAAACTCAAAAATGCCTTTATATATCCCGAAATTATGGGCAGCGACCACTGCCCTGTAGGGATTGAAATTCAATGTTAA